The following are from one region of the Chanos chanos chromosome 10, fChaCha1.1, whole genome shotgun sequence genome:
- the vcpkmt gene encoding protein N-lysine methyltransferase METTL21D, protein MANVFAECDSESFFIREIEKNDGTVLTMYQCSKGHVGCVVWDAAIVLSKYLETEQFCKSENGDSTWSSKKVIELGAGTGVVGIFAATLGANAIVTDLEELQPLLQMNIKENQALIKQGTVTAKVLKWGENVADFLPPPHYILMADCIYYEQSVVPLVETLKALSGPETCIICCYEQRTVGANPKVESHFFELLLKDFECEEIPPEKQDPEFNSPDIRILHLRQKVD, encoded by the exons ATGGCGAACGTATTTGCCGAATGTGACTCGGAAAGTTTTTTCATACGAGAAATTGAAAAAAACGATGGTACTGTCCTTACAATGTATCAGTGCAGCAAAGGTCATGTAGGTTGCGTAGTGTGGGATGCAGCAATCGTTCTCTCGAAGTATTTAGAGACGGAGCAGTTTTGTAAGTCCGAAAATGGTGACAGTACCTGGTCTTCTAAAAAAGTAATTGAGTTGGGAGCCGGCACAGGGGTTGTGGGCATTTTTGCTGCTACGTTGGG AGCCAACGCTATTGTAACAGATTTAGAGGAGTTGCAACCTCTCCTTCAGATGAACATCAAGGAAAACCAGGCGCTGATCAAACAGGGCACAGTGACAGCCAAGGTACTGAAATG GGGTGAAAATGTGGCAGATTTTCTACCCCCACCGCATTATATCCTTATGGCAGATTGCATTTATTATGAACAG TCTGTGGTGCCTCTTGTGGAGACTCTGAAAGCCCTGTCAGGACCGGAGACCTGCATTATCTGTTGCTATGAGCAACGCACAGTTGGTGCCAACCCCAAAGTGGAGAGTCACTTCTTTGAG tTGCTGTTGAAAGACTTTGAATGTGAAGAAATTCCCCCTGAGAAACAAGACCCAGAGTTCAACAGCCCTGATATTCGCATTCTCCATCTCCGCCAAAAAGTtgattga
- the arf6b gene encoding ADP-ribosylation factor 6b: MGKMLSKIFGNKEMRILMLGLDAAGKTTILYKLKLGQSVTTIPTVGFNVETVTYKNVKFNVWDVGGQDKIRPLWRHYYTGTQGLIFVVDCADRDRIDEARQELHRIINDREMRDAIILIFANKQDLPDAMKPHEIQEKLGLTRIRDRNWYVQPSCATTGDGLYEGLTWLTSNYKS; the protein is encoded by the coding sequence ATGGGGAAAATGCTATCAAAAATATTTGGTAACAAGGAGATGAGAATATTGATGCTCGGACTCGACGCTGCTGGAAAGACAACTATCCTTTATAAACTGAAGTTGGGACAGTCCGTGACCACAATTCCTACGGTGGGGTTCAATGTGGAAACTGTCAcctataaaaatgtcaaattcaaCGTATGGGACGTTGGTGGACAGGATAAAATACGTCCCCTTTGGCGACATTACTACACAGGCACACAAGGGTTAATTTTTGTTGTAGACTGCGCGGATAGAGATCGAATCGACGAGGCCAGGCAAGAACTCCATCGCATCATCAATGACCGGGAGATGCGCGATGccatcattttgatttttgccAATAAGCAAGACCTACCGGACGCCATGAAGCCGCACGAAATTCAAGAGAAGCTGGGACTGACGCGGATCAGAGATAGGAATTGGTATGTGCAGCCCTCATGTGCGACCACAGGCGACGGACTATACGAGGGCTTGACATGGCTTACGTCAAATTACAAATCTTAA